A genomic segment from Callithrix jacchus isolate 240 chromosome 8, calJac240_pri, whole genome shotgun sequence encodes:
- the EAPP gene encoding E2F-associated phosphoprotein isoform X2, which produces MSRLPNDYDPYAIEEPSDEEPALSSSEDEVDVLLHGTPDQKRKLIRECLTGESESSSEDEFEKEMEAELNSTMKTMEDKLSSLGTGSSSGNGKVATAPARYYDDIYFDSDSEDEDKAVTMVWDDRGHINNSLFQIVTLS; this is translated from the exons ATGAGCCGGCTGCCGAATGACTACGACCCCTACGCGATTGAAGAGCCTAGTGACGAGGAGCCGGCTTTGAGCAG CTCTGAAGATGAAGTGGATGTGCTTTTACATGGAACTCCTGACCAAAAACGAAAACTCATCAGAGAATGTCTTACTGGAGAAAGTGAATCATCTAGTGAAGAtgaatttgaaaaggaaatgGAAGCTGAATTAAATTCTACCATGAAAACAATGGAGGACAAGTTATCCTCTCTGGGAACTG GATCTTCCTCAGGAAATGGAAAAGTTGCAACAGCTCCAGCAAGATACTATGATGATATATATTTTGATTCTGATTCTGAGGATGAAGACAAAGCAG TTACCATGGTTTGGGACGACAGAGGTCACATCAACAACAGCCTGTTCCAAATAGTGACGCTGTCTTGA